From the Ignavibacteria bacterium genome, one window contains:
- the rpoN gene encoding RNA polymerase factor sigma-54 has protein sequence MLYQELRQRLEQKLSPQQIQYLKLLQQPLLSLEQCIKQELEFNPFLEEGDNEEETQEEQSSDDTLESESSDNEEKTTEDDFSFEHLLNDENEGYKSSEHWDNNEDKEDFPAEERLPLYSQLIEQLQLLELSDEEKIFGKEVIGNLDDDGYLRIPLDDILAEVNNIITKEKAEHVLHEIQHLDPPGIASRNLRECLLAQLDGGQFELKREELARNILEFCYDDFINKRLEKVIEKLKTTPDEFKNAEQLIRKLNPKPGESTANSEQLTIIPDFIVKQNNDELLVEATNTYLPNIRINKRYIEMMTHQTAQISQEAKDFIKQRFDAAKTFIQSIQQRHTTLLDIMNAIISKQPEFFETGENLRPLTNRNIAEIVHLDESTVSRAVHGKYVQTQHGTFPLKYFFSSKVQQSNGEDISNKEAKQMIKRLIEREDKTHPLSDDLIAKQMTLKGLPLARRTITKYREQLAIPVARLRRKL, from the coding sequence ATGCTTTATCAGGAATTGCGGCAACGATTAGAACAGAAACTCTCTCCGCAACAAATACAATACTTAAAATTATTACAGCAACCTTTACTTTCGTTGGAACAATGCATTAAACAGGAATTGGAGTTTAATCCTTTTCTTGAAGAAGGAGACAATGAAGAAGAAACACAGGAAGAACAATCATCGGATGATACACTCGAATCAGAAAGCAGCGACAATGAAGAAAAAACGACAGAGGACGATTTTTCATTTGAACATTTATTAAACGATGAGAACGAAGGTTACAAAAGTTCTGAACATTGGGACAATAACGAAGACAAAGAAGATTTTCCCGCAGAAGAACGATTGCCATTATATTCCCAACTCATTGAACAATTACAACTTCTTGAACTTTCTGACGAAGAAAAAATTTTCGGTAAAGAAGTAATTGGTAATTTAGATGATGATGGATATTTGCGAATTCCATTGGATGATATTCTTGCAGAAGTTAATAACATCATCACCAAAGAAAAAGCGGAACATGTCTTACACGAAATCCAACATCTTGACCCGCCGGGAATCGCATCACGAAATTTGCGCGAATGTTTGTTGGCACAACTCGATGGCGGACAGTTCGAACTGAAAAGAGAAGAACTTGCGAGAAATATTTTAGAATTTTGTTACGATGACTTCATCAATAAACGCTTGGAAAAAGTTATAGAGAAGTTAAAAACAACTCCCGATGAATTTAAAAATGCTGAGCAACTCATTAGAAAATTAAATCCCAAACCGGGAGAAAGTACTGCAAACAGCGAACAGCTCACAATTATTCCGGATTTTATTGTCAAGCAAAACAATGACGAACTTCTTGTTGAAGCAACAAACACATATTTGCCAAACATTCGCATTAATAAACGATACATCGAAATGATGACGCATCAAACAGCTCAAATTTCTCAGGAAGCGAAGGATTTTATCAAGCAACGGTTTGATGCAGCGAAAACATTTATCCAAAGCATTCAGCAGCGGCATACGACGTTGTTAGATATTATGAATGCCATTATTTCCAAGCAACCGGAATTTTTTGAAACGGGAGAAAATCTTCGCCCGCTCACGAATCGCAATATTGCAGAAATAGTACATCTCGACGAATCAACTGTGAGCAGAGCAGTACATGGAAAATATGTTCAAACGCAGCACGGAACATTCCCTCTGAAATATTTTTTTAGTAGTAAAGTACAGCAATCAAACGGCGAAGATATTTCTAACAAAGAAGCAAAACAGATGATTAAACGACTCATTGAAAGAGAAGATAAAACACATCCGCTCTCCGATGATTTGATAGCAAAACAGATGACGCTTAAAGGACTTCCGCTTGCGCGAAGAACGATTACAAAATACCGCGAGCAACTTGCCATTCCCGTTGCACGTCTACGACGTAAACTCTAA
- the hslV gene encoding ATP-dependent protease subunit HslV produces the protein MDFIFHATTVIGIRRNCEVAIGSDGQVTVSNTVMKNHAKKVRKLHDGKILAGFAGAAADALTLFDKFESKLEQYRGNLERASVELAKEWRTDKYLHRLEALLAVMDKERSLLISGTGEIIEPDDGIIAIGSGGSFALAAARMLVKHSSLSAKEIVRESLETAGDICIFTNKNITIEEL, from the coding sequence ATGGATTTTATTTTTCACGCAACAACAGTCATAGGAATCAGAAGAAACTGCGAAGTCGCAATCGGTTCCGATGGGCAAGTAACAGTAAGCAATACCGTGATGAAAAACCACGCGAAGAAAGTGAGAAAATTGCACGATGGAAAAATTCTTGCTGGTTTTGCGGGCGCAGCAGCAGATGCATTGACATTGTTTGATAAATTTGAAAGTAAACTGGAACAATATCGAGGAAATCTTGAACGCGCTTCCGTTGAACTTGCAAAAGAATGGAGAACGGATAAATATCTTCATCGTCTTGAAGCGTTACTCGCAGTAATGGATAAGGAACGTTCATTATTAATTTCAGGTACGGGAGAAATTATCGAACCTGACGATGGAATTATTGCTATCGGAAGTGGGGGAAGTTTTGCGCTTGCTGCTGCACGAATGCTTGTGAAACATTCTTCGCTTTCAGCAAAAGAAATTGTTCGCGAATCATTAGAAACAGCAGGAGATATTTGTATTTTCACGAATAAAAATATTACGATTGAAGAACTTTAA